The DNA window GAGCCGAGGCCGGTGAGCAGCAGGACGGCGGTGGTGGAGATGCCGGCCGCGTTGGCGGCGGCGATGCCGTAGGTGCCCCACCAGCCGACGGCGAAGGCCCCGGCCACGATGTTGACGAGCAGTCCGGCACCCATCGCGAGCGCCGGGAACCAGGTGGGCCGGGCGGTCGAGAAGAAGGGCCGGGACAGCGCCCCGACGAGGCAGTGGCCGAGCAGTCCCAGTCCGTAGACCCGCATGACGGAGGCGGTGGCGAGGGTGTCCTGGTGGGTGAAGGCGCCGCGTTCGAAGAGGACCTGGATGATCTGCGGCGCGTAGCCGATGACGAGCGCGGTGCCCATCAGCACGGCGAGGCAGGCCAGGGCCAGGTCCTGCTCCACACGCCGCCGGGCCTTCTCCCGCTCCCCGCCGGCCATCGCCTGGGCGACGACGGGGAAGGTGACGGTGCAGATCATCAGGGAGAGCACCATCGGCATCTGCGCGACCTTCTGCGCGTAGTTGAGGTGCGAGATCGCCCCGGGCGGGAGGGATGCGGCCAGGAACCGCTCGACGAGCACCTGGGACTGCCGGAACACGGCGAAGAAGATCACCGGAGCGATGACCCCGAAGGCGATGAGGGTGGGGCGGTCGCGGTCGCGCTGGCTGCGGGGGGCGCCCTTGGCCCGGGGCGGGCCGAAGCCCACGTTCCGGATGAAGGCGGGGAGTTGGACGAGGACCATCAGCAGTCCGCCGGCGGCGACTCCGGCGGCGGCGGCGCGCACCCCCCACAGGGTGTGCAGCGCGACCATGGTGCCGATGATGCCGACGTTGTACGAGACGTAGATCGCGGCGGGCGGTACGAAGGACCGGTGGGCCCTGAGCGCCGCGCTGAAGTATCCGGCGAGGCCGAAGGAGACGACGGTGAGCGCCGTCAGCCGGGTGCACTCGACCGCGAGTTCCGGATCGGGCAGGCCGGGTGCGAGGACGGCGACGACGAGCGGCGCGGCCACGACGAGCACGGAGGCCACCGCGGCCAGCATCACGAGGAGCCGTGGCAGCGTCGCCCCGACGAGCAGCCGTACGGGGTCCTGGGCGCGGGCCGCCATCCGGGTGAGCCCGGCCCGGCTGGCCGACCGCCGGGCCAGGGCGTGGCTGAAGGCGGGCACCATCAGCAGGGCCATGGCGTCCTCGATGAGCAGCGTGGAGGCCATCTCGGGCACGGTCCAGGCGATCAGGAAGGAGTCGCTGTCGTGCCCGGCTCCGAAGAGGTGCGCGATGGTCTGGTCCCGCACCAGCCCGAACACGGCCCCGGCGGCGGTCAGCCCGGCGGTGACGGCGGCGGCCTTGGCGAGGAACCGCCCGAGCGCCGGCCCGTTCCCGCCCGGGGCCGCGGGGCCGGACTCCCGGGCTCCGCCCGCACCCCGCGCTTGGGCCCGACCCGCTCCGGCCCGCGCCTCGCCGGCGGATCCGCGCGGCGCCCCTCCGCTGCCGCCAGGGGCCGCGGGCGCGGCGGGGCCCGCACCGGCCCGACCCGCACCGGCCCCGCCCGGCGCGCCACCGCCGGCATACGCCGCCACCCGCACCCGCCGCCGCCCGGCGGCGGCCCCGGGCACCGCCCCGGCGATGAACCCGGGATCCCGCGCGGCCACCGCGCCCTCCTCGCCCACAGCCCCCGCGACCCCCCGCCCGGGCGGCGCCGGCCCCGGCGAAGCGGCGGCCCCGGTCGGCGGCACGCCCGCGTTCGGCACGGAACCCCCGGCGACCGGCGCGGCGCCGGGAGCGGGCGGGCCCTGCGGACGGCCTGGCGGAACCGGCCCCGGAACCGGCCCCGGCGAGGTGGCGGAGCCCGCCGGGGGCGGCGTCGGACCGGGGCCGGGCGGGGTCGGGAGGCCGCCGGGCAGGACCGGGTCCCGGGGCCGGCCGGGGGCGGGGTCCGGCGACGGGGCGGGTTCGGTGCCCGGGACACGGGTGGGGCCCGCCCCGGCCGGAGGGCCGGAGGCGGGCCGCCGCGGCGTCGTGTCGGTCACCGGCCGCTCGAACCCTCGGGGGCCGGGCCCCGGACACCCGTATCGGAGGCGGCGGCGGACCACGCCGGCCCGCCCCGCCGGGAGGCGCCCGGACCCCCGCCCTCCCCGCAGGGAAGCGCCCACCAGGCGGCGAGGCCGATGATCACCCCCGTCAGGACGGTGGAGGGGCCGCCGATGTCGGCGTACAGGAAGTCGGTCAGCTGCCACACCAACAGCCCGGTCGCGATCAGCCCGCAGTCCCGGATCCGCCGGGCGTCGCCGCAGGCGAGCCGCCGGGCCCCCGCCACCAGCAGGGCCGCCCAGCCGCCCGCCAGGGCGACCAGTCCGATCAGCCCCTGCTCGCTCAGGATGAGCAGGTACATGTTGTGCGGGGAGAGCAGCGGCTGGCGGATGTACCCCTGGCCCGCGCCGGCGGTGTCGCTGCCGGAGGAGAGGCCCAGCGAGGCGTGCCCGTCCCGGTGGGCGGGGAAGCCCTTCAGCCCCACCCCCACCGCCGGCCGCTCCCGCCACATCGACTCCGCGGCGGCCCACATCGTGTAGCGGTCGGTCACCGACTGGTCGGGGGCGCTGGAGACCTGCGTGATGGAGGTCAGCCGCTCCCCGACCATCTCCGAGCCGACCCCGAGCCCGCCCACCAGGACCACCCCGGCGGCGCCCAGCGCGACCAGCACCTTCAGCGCCCGCCGGATCCCGGCCAGCAGCATCACCAGCACGGCCGCGCCCAGCGTGGCGATCCAGGCGCCCCGGCTGAAGGACAGCACCAGCGGCAGCACCAGGACCAGCGCGCAGCCCCCGGCGATCCGCCGGACCCGCCCCGGCAGCCCCGGCGCGAGCGCCGCGGCGCTCGCCACGACCAGCCCGTACGCCACCACCGTGGCCATGCCCATGACGTCACCGGGACCGAAGGTCCCCACGGCCCGGATGTCCTCGCCCTGGTAGGAGGCTCCGGTGCGGGTCGCGTACTGCACGACCCCCACCGCACCCTGCACCAGCGCCAGGACCACGAAGCACCCGGCGGCGATCCGGAACTCCCCGGCGTCGCGCACCAGCAGCACCACCGCCGCCGGGACCAGCACGAAGACCTGGAGGTAGCGCACGAAGCCCGGCAGGGCCGCGTACGGGTCCCCGGCGGTCACCGTCGCGACGGCGAGCCCGACGGCGGGCATCCCGAGCACGAGCACGCCCAGCGGGGTCAGCCCCCGCACCCGCCCGCGCAGCGCCTGCACGGCGCAGACGAGGACCAGCAGCAGCGAGGCCGCGTCGGCCGGGCCGACCTTCCCGGAGGCGGTCGCGTCCCCGGCCGGGAGCGGGGCCAGCAGGAACAGCACCGTCGCGGCGAGCGGCAGCAGCGGCCAGTGCCGCCGCAGCAGCGCCGGACCGCCGGGGCGGTGGGCGCGCCCCACGCCGTTCAGGGAGACCGCAAGGCTCATCAGCTGCCCCCCAGCCGGAAGCGGAAGAAGGAGGCGGCGGTGCGGGCCAGGATCCACAGGTCCTGCCACAGCGACCAGGTGTCGATGTAGTGGTTGTCGAACCGGGCCCGGTCCTCGATGGAGGTGTCCCCGCGCAGGCCGTTGATCTGGGCCAGTCCGGTGATGCCGACGGGCATCCGGTGCCGGGCCTCGTAGCCGGGGTGGACGGTGGAGAACTTGGCGACGAAGAACGGCCGTTCGGGGCGCGGCCCGACCAGGCTCATGTCCCCCCGCACGACGTTCCACAGCTGCGGCAGCTCGTCCAGCGAGGACTTGCGCAGGAAGGAGCCGACCGGGCTCATCCGCCGGTCGCCCGCGACCGTCCAGCGGGTGGCGGACTCGTGCGCGTCGGCGCGCAGCGTACGGAACTTCAGCAGGGTGAACGGGCGCCCGTACAGGCCGACCCGCTCCTGCCGGAAGATCACCCCCGGCCCGTCGCACAGCCGTACGGCGAGCGCGCAGGCGGCCATCACGGGCGCGGCGGCCACCAGCGCGACCAGCGCGAGGACGGCGTCGAGGCCCCGCTTGACCCAGCGTTCCAGCGCCCTCGCGGGTCGGGGCAGCAGGGGCTGGACGGCGTACCCCCACAGCTGGTCGGCGGGGTCCGCCACCCGCATCCCGGTGACCTTGGCGGTGCCGGCCTGGTCGGCGAGCCAGAGCCGGCAGCCGTGGTCGTGGAAGAGGCGGACCAGGGAGGCGGTGCGCTCGTCGGCCTCGGGCGGACGGGTGAACACGGCGTGCCGCACGGAGTTCTGGATGACCGCGCGCCGGATGTCCTCGTGGGTGGCGAGCACCGGCAGCGTGCCGGTGTCGCCCTCGGCGGGGCCTGTCCCGGTGTCGGCGAGCCCGACCGGGCGCAGCCCGTACTCGGGGCGCCCGTGCAGGGCCGCGGCGACCGCGGCCGCTCCGCCGCCGGGTCCGACCACGAGGGCGGAGGCGGGCCGCCGGACGCGGTTGCGGCGGCGGAACTGGTTGACGGCCCCGCGTCCCGCGCACGCCAGTACGGCCTGCAGGCACACGGCCGCGAGCAGCGCGCTCCAGCCGAGGGCACGGGCGGGCTCCACCGCGGCGACGACCGTGGCCGCGCCGCACCACAGGACGGCGGACCGTCCGGCCAGCGCGGGCAGTTCGAGGAGGGCGGAGGGCGCGAGCCGCGGCCGGTAGAGCCCGGCCTGTGCGTGCAGCGCGGCGAGCAGGACGGCGAGCGGCGCGGCCGCGGCGACCGGCAGGGCCGCCGCGGGCAGGGCGGTCGCGGACAGCGCCGTCACGGTGAGTACGGCGGCCAGTGCGTCGGCGGTGAGCAGCGGGAGTACCCCGTCCCGGCGGCGGACCCGCTGGGGGCGTAGGGCGGAACGGGCCTGGCCGGCCCGGGGCCCGCGCGGCGGGTGGATGGCTGTCGCGGCACGGCGTGCTGTTCTGCTCGGCGCCGGCGCCACGGCACTGCCGGCGGGCCCCGTGCCGCCCGGCCCGGTGTGCCGGGCGGGTGCGCTGTCCATCGTCATCGGCTGATGCGCTCCTGGTTCAAGGGCCGGGGCCTGCCCAGCAGTTCGTGGTACAGGCCGGTGACCGCGTCCGTGGTCCGCCGCACGTCGAAGTCGCTCCGGGCGTGCTGCCGGGCCTGCTCTCCGAGTTCGGCGAGCAGCCGCGGTGCGGCCAGCAGCCGTCCCAGGGCCTTGGCCAGCGCCGTCGGGTTCTCCGGCGGCACCAGGCAGAGCCGTCCCTGGCCGGGCGGCAGGCTCTCCCGGGCACCGCTGACGTCGGAGACCAGGACCGGGCGGCCGCAGGCCATGGCTTCGAGCGGGGCGAGCGCCATGCCTTCCCACCGCGACGGCAGTACAACGAGATCGGCGGCCCGAAGCCACGGTCGGATGTCCGGGGCGGCGCCCGCGAAGAGCACTCCGGAGGGGGCGGTACGGCGCAGCCGTTCGGTGTCGGGGCCGTCGCCGACGAGGGCGAGGCGGGCGCCGGGGACGGTGCCGAGCAGCTCCGGCCAGGCCCGCAGCAGGATGTCCTGTCCCTTCTGCGGGCAGAGCCGGCCGACGCAGACGGCGAGCGGTCCCCCGTCTGCCAGGCCGCGCCGGAAGGCGGCGGGCAGCGGCAGCCCGGCGCGGGCCTCGGCCTTGTCCGTGTCGGGGTCCGGGCCGCCGGGCCTGAAGTGGTCGAGGTCCACGCCGTTGCGGACGACCGACCAGCGGGCGGTGATCCCCTCGGCCTCGCCCGCCCGGCGCTCGGCCTCGCTGACGCAGAGCACCCGGTCGGCCCACCGGGCCCCGTACCTCTCCCAGCGCAGGGCGAGGGCGCCGGTGGCCCCGCCGACGGCGTCGAAGGACCAGGCGTGCGGCTGGAAGACGGTGGGGACGGCGCCGCGGGCGGCGAGCCGCCCGGCCAGCCCGGCCTTGGCGCTGTGGGCGTGCAGGACGTCGGGCCGGACGCGGCGCAGCAGCCGCCGGGCGCCGAGCACTTCGGCGGGCAGGCCGGGCCCGGGAGCCCGCCCGGCGCGCCAGGTGAGCACCTCGGCACCGGCGTCCCGGGCGGCTTCGGCGAGCGTTCCGCCGCGCGGGCAGCCGACGACGGCGCGCAGGCCCGCGGCGCTCTGGGCGCGCACGAGGTCGGTGACGACCCGTGCGACTCCGCCGTCTACGGGCTGGGCCAGGTGGAGGACGGTCGTGGGCTGTTCCGCCCGTGGCTGTGTGGGCACGTGGAGTGGTCTCCTGCGTTCAGCGGCGCGCGTCTGTCTGAACGAAGAGCACACCGAGGAAATAGCCCTGGCTTTCGCCCGTGAACCTGAAACTCAGGCTGCGGGCACCACCGGACAGGGCGGGACTCAGGTCGAACACGTCCGCGTCATAGCCAAGATTGTTCATATAATCAGGCTGTCGCGCGAACGTTTGCTTTCCGAATTCCGTGATCGTGGAATTCATCACGTCGTTGAAAGGATTTTCTGGATCGCCGAGGCTCACCCGGCGGCCACTGTCGACCGTCACGGTGAGTGAGTCCTCCAAGGTGCCCCGGTCCCCGTCGTACGCGACCACCCCGACGCGCCCGGAGGCACCGGCCGGCGCGTCCAGACCGTCCACCGCGACCAGCCCGTCCCCGGCTCCCGGAGGGGCGGCGAGCGACTCGAAGCCGTCCCACAGCGAGATCCGGCGCACCGGCTCCCGCGGGTGCTCGTAGGCGGCCACCAGCGTCCAGCCGCCCCAGGCCCCCGCCTCGGAGTGGCCCATCGCGATGTTGAGCTGCGCCACCGTCCACATCCCGGCGCCGCCCTTGCGCACCAGCGGGGTCACGTCGGCCGAGGCCTGGTAGGCATCGCTGCCCGCGTCCGTGCGGTGCCCCATCACCGTGTCCGCCAGGACCTCCTTGTACGCCCCGCCCGGCTCGGCGACCAGCACCCGGCCGTTGCCCTCCGGCGGCTTCTGCTCGCCCACCCGCAGGTTCCCGCCCCAGTAGAGGCGGGCGTACGAGACCTTCGCGCCCTGGGGGACCTTGAGCTCGGCGCGGGTGGAGTTGTAGGTGTCCGGGTCCTTGTCGACCTCGCTGTAGAACATCTCGAAGTCCCCGTTGACCCCCGCCGCGCCCCGTTTGACCTCGGCGCACGGCTCGGCCCGCGGGGACTCCTCCCGGCGGCAGCTGATCCCCGAGTTGGAGGCCCGGACCAGCCCGCCGTGCTGCACGGCATGGTAACGCTGCGTGAACGGAATCCGGGGCATCTCGCGGGGAGCGGGGGTTTGCGGAGCGGGGGAGGCCTGCACGGCGGGGACGTATGGGGAAAAGACCAGGCAGGACAGCAGACCGAGTGTGCCGAGGATTCTGCGGGATGAACCCATGACCCCGTCTCCATTTTCGATCAAGAGGACAAAACAGGAGTGCACTTTGTCAGAAATCGGGCTGGAAATCACGTCGGACTCGCCCGTAGGGCCTTTTGGGCGACGCCACGCACCCTCGAAGCGGGCGGGTCGTTATCGCTTGCACCATTGTTCGAACCGGAAATGCGGGAACGTCTGAGCGTCAACCGCGAGGTCCGAAACGGCGGCATCCGGGTGAAGCCACGCAACCCCGGCGGCCGCCGGGCCGTTGTTCCGGGTGCTTCAGTACCGGGCAATCCTGCAAAAAAGGGACGACAATGATCAAGAAGATGATGGCCGCGGCAGCGGTTGCGGCCTCGGTCGTGGGCATGGGTGCCGCCATGGCGCCGCAGGCGATGGCCATCGGGAACGACAACGGCATCAACACCGTGAACGGCAACGGCGCTTCGCAGATCTACGGCAACCAGGCCACCTACGGCAACATGAGCCCGCAGATGGCGCTGATCCAGGGCTCCTTCAACAAGCCCTGCATCGCCCTGCCCGCCAAGGCCAACGTCCAGTCCGTGCTGGCCCTGGTCAACGTCGGCGTCCAGGACATCCCGATCCTGTCCAACCCGATGAACCAGCAGTGCACCGAGAACTCGACCCAGGCCAAGGGCGACGAGCCGCTCTCGCACATCCTGGACAACATCCCGATCCTCTCCGGCAACGTCTCCTCCGGCAGCTGATCGAGGAACACCCCCGCGAGGCCGTCGCACCTTCGGGTCGCGGCGGCCTCGCCGCGTGAAGGCACGAAATCGGACGCGCATTCACCGGCTTCCCGCTTCCCGAATTCCCCGGACCCTCGGGCGAATTCCCGGAGCACCGCCGGAAAACGCGGTTTCTTTCGCCTCCGCCACTCGTTGATATTTCCGCAGCGGATACGCCTCTGCGGGAGGGATCCAAAAGCCCACGTTCGGCAACGTCTGCAGCAACCGCTGACGAAGCGGCCCGGCCCACACGGGCAGAACTCCTCGGGGTGGCCTCGGAGTGCACGGCGGTGCACTCCGAGGCCACCTTCGATTAAGCACCGGCACCAGCGCCGGTAGACAGGGAAGGACCCATGCGACAGGTACTGAGCCGACAAGTACTGGGCAAGGGGATGCTCACGGCGGCGGCAGCGTCGAGTCTGCTGTCCATCGCGACCGGTGCGGCCTACGCGCACCCGGGAGCGACGGCCGAGGCCTCGCACTCTCAGGGTGTGCTGGCCGGCAACAGCGTCTCGGTACCGGTCACGTTCGCCCCGAACGTGTGCGGCAACAGCGTGGACGGGGGTGCGGCGCTCAACCCCTCGATGGGGAACACCTGCGTCACCACGACCGGCTCGCAGACCCACGACGGCTACGACTACGGGCGCCACCTCAGCCCCGAGAACGCCGAGGCCTTCGAGCGCTACCTCGAGGAGCGCCAGGGGCCCCGGCACGCGCTGCCCGAGCAGCGCCACGAGTCGCCGCGCCCCGAGCGGGCCCGCCACGAGCAGCCCCGCCACGAAGGGCCGCGGCACGCGAAGCCGCGCCACGAGGAGCCGCGCCACCAGGGCGGTCACGGCGGCTCCGGCCAGGAGGGCGAGGAGGAGTGCGACGACCACCCCGAGTCCGCTCCGCCCCCGCCGGCGCACCACGCGCCCCCGGCGCCCGAGCAGCCCCACCCCATGCCCGAGCCGGTCGACGAGCACCCGGCCCCGAAGCCGCTGCCCGCCCCGGCCCCCGGACCCGAGCCCGTCCCGGAGGCCCCGGCGCCGCTCCCGGCCCCGGTCGACGAGGCACCGAAGCCGCTGCCGGTTCCGGTCGAGGAGGCGCCCGTCACGCTTCCCGCGCCCGCCCCCGTCGAGGAAGAGCCCGCGGGGCCGCCGCACGGCAGCCGGCCCGTGGAGCGCCCGGCCCCGGAGGTCGTCCCCCCGGCCGACCAGCCTCCGGCCGCCCCCGCCGGTGACACTCCCGTGCACCTGCCCCCGGCGGCGCAGCCGGCTCCGCTCCCCGCCCCGGCCCCGGCGCCCGTCCCCGCTCCCGCGCGGGTGACCGCGCCCGTGCTGGCGGAGACCGGCGCGGGCCGGCCCGCGGCCGCGGCCGCCCTCGCCTCCGCGCTGCTCCTCGGCGGCGCCATTCTGTACCGGCGGTCGCGCATCGCCTGACGGCGATACCGGTCATCGGAAGAAATATCGGCCGGAGAATCCCTTCTCGGATTCTCCGGCCGCTGTCATGTACTCGCGTTTCGCGTTTCCCGACCGGCGGGGAATCGTTACCCAGGGCGAAAGCGGCGCGACGGTCGCCGCTGACGCCTCGGCCCCACGAAAAGAAGAGGATTTCGATAATGAAGCTCACGAAGGTCGCCGCTGTCGTCGCCGGCTCCGTAGCCGCCCTCGGCGCCTCCGCCCCCGCCTTCGCCGCCGATGCCCCTCCCACGGTGCCGATGAGCCTCACGAGCGGGGCGACCACGGTGACGGAGGCCGTGAACCCGGTCTCCGAGCAGCTCCCCCAGATCGTCGGCGCCGGACTGGCCGAGCAGGGCGAGCACGTCGACAACGTCCTCGGGACCGTCCAGCGGGTCAACAAGGTCCGCAACAACGTGCCCGGCGAACTGCTCGGCCTCGCCAACGGCGCCACCCAGGCGTCCCCGCTCCTCGGCGGCGTCCAGCTGAACGGCGGCGCCCGCTGAGCGGTTCGCACATGACTGTGGGCGCCACCGGCGAGGCCGGGGCGCCCACAGTCGTTCTACGGCCGACGTCAGTCGTTGACGCAGACGTTGCCGAACGCGGGGTTCAGGAGCGCGATCACGTTCACGGTGTTGCCGCAGACGTTGACCGGCACGTGGACCGGGACCTGGACCAGGTTGCCCGAGAGGACACCGGGGGAACCCACGGCCGCGCCCTCGGCCGACGAGTCGGCGACGGCGGAGCCGGCGGCACCGGCCGCAGCGAGACCAGCGGTGGCCAGGACCAGGGCGGCCTTCTTGGCAGAGTTCATGGGAAGTGCACCTTCTGTTCGATGTTCTGCCCCGATTCGGGGCTCACATCGAGCGAAACGGTCCATCTTCCCAGACGACACGGTTCCATCCGCGATCAGACCTGTTCAGCTCAATCGTCGTAACCGCGAACGGCTTCGGACGTTACGGAAGGTCCGGGATCTCGATCTCGGGGATCTGGAGGTCGGGGACCTCCGGAACGGTCTCCACCGGAGCCGGCAGCGTCGGCGGGGTGAGGGGCGGCAGCGCCGGCAGCTCCACGCCGGGGATCTGCGGAAGCTCGACCCCCGGGATCTCCGGCAGCTTGATCTCGGGGAGCTTGATCTCCGGGATCTTGATGTCCGGCAGGGTGACGCCCGCCGGCAGCAGCGCCTTGATGGATTCGAGGATGCCGTTGACGAGGTCGTCGATGGGCCCGGCAGCCGCACGCTGCTGGGTCTCGACCTGCTGCCGGACGGCCGCGCGGTCGCCTTCCACGGCGCCCGCGGGGGCCGCCGCGCCGGAGAGTATGGCGACGGCCAGGGCCGACGGGACGAGGAGGCGGGCGCGTCGGGCGCGGGACGGCTTCGTGGGGTGCATGGATGTTCCTTCTCGTGGTCGCACGGATACGGACCGATGCGATCCGCTCCCTTACCCACCGTGCGAACACCTTTTACGGAGCGCAACCGGAGACGGGCCGACTGCACGCTTCGTACGGGCTTCGCGCAGGCGTCCGGGGGTCTCTCACCCGGGCCGGGGAAAACCCCCCCCCACACGGGCCGTTTGAGTGAAGCAGCGGAACCAACCCCCTCGCGGGGCAGTTGACCAGGGCGCTCCATTAGCGGGCACTCGTGCGACAGAAGGATCAAGATGTTCAAGAAGATCATGACCGCCGCCGCTGTCTCCGCCGTTGCCGTGGGCGCGGGCGCTGCCGCCGCGGCCCCGGCCATGGCCATCGGCAACGACAACGGCATCAACACCGTGAACGGCAACGGCGCTTCGCAGGTCTACGGCAACCAGAAGACCCACGGCGACCAGAGCCCGCAGCTCGGCCTCGTCCAGGGCACCCTGAACAAGCCCTGTGTCGGCCTGCCGGTCAAGGTCAACGCCCAGTCGCTGGTGGCGCTGCTCAACGTCGGCGTCCAGGACGTCAACGTCCTGTCCAACCCGATGAACCAGCAGTGCACCGAGAACTCCACCCAGGCCAAGGGTGACGAGCCGCTCTCGCACATCCTCAGCAACATCCCGATCCTCTCGGGCAACGCCTCCGTCGGCAGCTGATCTCCGGGCCCCGCGCCCAGGAGCGAACCGACGAGGGCCCCGGCAGCCTCCAGCTGCCGGGGCCCTTTCGCGCGGGCCGCGCGCCCTCAGCCGGTCCAGAAGTCCCACCACCGGGTCAGGACGAGCATGGCGATCACCCCGATGTGCAGGGCGGGCGGGGCCCAGCCGAACTCGGTGAAGAAGCTCCGGACCGGGCCAGCTGAAGGCAGGTTCCCCGTACGGACGTTGTGTGCGGTGACGGCCCAGAACATCAGCAGCGTGGCCACCCAGGCCAGGCAGCACCACAGGCACAGCGCGTTGATCTCGTACAGCGACTGGACCATCAGCCAGGAGCAGAAGCCGACGCCGAAGAGGGTTCCCCCGTTCAGACCCAGCCAGAACCAGCCGCGGTAGCGCGCGCCCGCCAACAGGCCCGCGCCGACGCAGACCACGACGGCGTAGGCGGCCAGCCCCAGCATGGGGTTGGGGAACCCGAAGGCCGCCGCCTGGTCGCTCTTCATCACGCTGCCGCAGGAGACCACGGGGTTGAGACTGCAGGCGGGCTTGAAGTCCGGGTCCTCCAGCAGGAGGAACTTGTCCATGGTGATCACCCAGGAGGCCAGCACCCCCGCCGCCCCGGTGAGGGCCAGCAGCCAGGCCAACCCCTTGGGCGTGGCGTCCTGTTCGCGCTCGTGTCGAGTGCGGGGCCGTCCCTGCTGGCGGGGGAGGCCCACTGTGTTCGTTGCCATGCGGCCCATAGTCCCGCGCTTCACCACAGAGCGGCCCTAACCATGCCCATCCCTACGCAAGTTGACCTGAAGGTGTGGCGGGAACCCCCGTCGCTTCCCGGACGTTTTACCGAACCCCGGACGTGATGTCAGAGCCAGGGGTTACGTTGAGCTTCCGTGAAGTGACAAGCTGCGACGGCCTGGAGACCCACCGTGAGCGATCCGTACGAGACAACCGAGGCACACCTCGGCCGGCTCCTCGGCCGCGCCCTGACCTCCTTCGACCTGCCCGACAGGCTGGTCGAGCGCCTCGGCACGGCGCTCGCCCACAGCTCTTCGCTCTACACCACGCACCACAGTCCGGCTACCGGAGCCTGGCGGGAGACCCACCAGCACACCTACCTGCTGGCCGACGGCGGCTCGGTTTCGCTGTGGGAGCTGGTGTACCGGCAGGAGGGTGACCGGACGGTCCGGCACGAGCTCTTCGCGAGCAAGGCGGAGACCTGCCTGGCGGTCGCCCGGCTGTTCGGGGAGTCCCCGTCCGAAGCGGCCCTGGACCCGGCGCTCCTGCCCGGTGACGAGGAGGCCGATGCCGACGTGGCGGCGCTGACCGCACGGTTCGCGGCCTCCGTCTCGACGCGGCCGCGCCGGGAGTACGCGGTGGAGGAGTCCGCCGACCACGCCCGGCGGGTGCTGCGCCGCGCGGAGAACGCGGACCGGCCCGGCGAGCCGGTCGCGGCACGGCTTCGATCGGCGTACGCGCACCAGATCACGCAGTCCTTCGGCGGCCGGCCCTGCGCCTCGGGCGGGCGGGAG is part of the Streptomyces subrutilus genome and encodes:
- a CDS encoding chaplin, which translates into the protein MNSAKKAALVLATAGLAAAGAAGSAVADSSAEGAAVGSPGVLSGNLVQVPVHVPVNVCGNTVNVIALLNPAFGNVCVND
- a CDS encoding chaplin encodes the protein MRQVLSRQVLGKGMLTAAAASSLLSIATGAAYAHPGATAEASHSQGVLAGNSVSVPVTFAPNVCGNSVDGGAALNPSMGNTCVTTTGSQTHDGYDYGRHLSPENAEAFERYLEERQGPRHALPEQRHESPRPERARHEQPRHEGPRHAKPRHEEPRHQGGHGGSGQEGEEECDDHPESAPPPPAHHAPPAPEQPHPMPEPVDEHPAPKPLPAPAPGPEPVPEAPAPLPAPVDEAPKPLPVPVEEAPVTLPAPAPVEEEPAGPPHGSRPVERPAPEVVPPADQPPAAPAGDTPVHLPPAAQPAPLPAPAPAPVPAPARVTAPVLAETGAGRPAAAAALASALLLGGAILYRRSRIA
- a CDS encoding vitamin K epoxide reductase family protein, yielding MATNTVGLPRQQGRPRTRHEREQDATPKGLAWLLALTGAAGVLASWVITMDKFLLLEDPDFKPACSLNPVVSCGSVMKSDQAAAFGFPNPMLGLAAYAVVVCVGAGLLAGARYRGWFWLGLNGGTLFGVGFCSWLMVQSLYEINALCLWCCLAWVATLLMFWAVTAHNVRTGNLPSAGPVRSFFTEFGWAPPALHIGVIAMLVLTRWWDFWTG
- a CDS encoding DUF6227 family protein, which codes for MSDPYETTEAHLGRLLGRALTSFDLPDRLVERLGTALAHSSSLYTTHHSPATGAWRETHQHTYLLADGGSVSLWELVYRQEGDRTVRHELFASKAETCLAVARLFGESPSEAALDPALLPGDEEADADVAALTARFAASVSTRPRREYAVEESADHARRVLRRAENADRPGEPVAARLRSAYAHQITQSFGGRPCASGGREAGFSLYEHAFVLLDGEELSLWEVEHTATPDGRHMCEVYESEAAARGAMELRARVR
- a CDS encoding rodlin: MFKKIMTAAAVSAVAVGAGAAAAAPAMAIGNDNGINTVNGNGASQVYGNQKTHGDQSPQLGLVQGTLNKPCVGLPVKVNAQSLVALLNVGVQDVNVLSNPMNQQCTENSTQAKGDEPLSHILSNIPILSGNASVGS